From a region of the Myxococcaceae bacterium JPH2 genome:
- a CDS encoding pilus assembly protein PilG: protein MSKLPALVLPAGLLSLCLLSAPPASALRSGDSPLLPRPGLLRALFRGQLGLVADYFWVLTINRVGISRSALDHRDIYYYADLATDLDPRFAKVYTFAGINIPIHLGREHYANANESTQLLRKGVLHVPEDERTQFQLAYNLMFFHHQYKEAGDIISALSRRPDALPWYSALATRLYAQSGDFDTSMSLAEMMRDSAEDDETRAYFERRIQEILQERVLRQLDSAVAQYREHHGKLPATVEALVEPGLLTQLPEDPLGGHFYLADDGRPYSTASKFRLEVIYDERAADGTRIVPHPHTSETDGHATGTP from the coding sequence ATGAGCAAGCTGCCTGCCCTGGTGTTGCCCGCTGGACTGCTGTCCTTGTGCCTGCTCTCGGCTCCTCCCGCGTCCGCGCTGCGTTCGGGAGACAGCCCCTTGCTGCCGCGCCCCGGTTTGCTGCGCGCGCTCTTCCGGGGACAGTTGGGGCTGGTCGCCGACTACTTCTGGGTCCTCACCATCAACCGGGTGGGCATCTCGCGCTCGGCCCTAGATCACCGCGACATCTACTATTACGCGGACCTCGCGACGGATCTCGATCCGCGCTTCGCGAAGGTCTACACCTTCGCGGGGATCAACATCCCCATCCATCTGGGCCGCGAGCACTACGCCAACGCGAACGAGTCGACCCAGCTCTTGCGCAAGGGCGTCCTTCACGTTCCGGAGGACGAACGCACGCAGTTCCAGCTCGCCTACAACCTGATGTTCTTCCATCACCAGTACAAGGAAGCGGGCGACATCATCTCGGCGCTGTCGAGACGCCCTGACGCCCTTCCCTGGTACTCCGCATTGGCCACGCGGCTGTATGCCCAGTCCGGCGACTTCGACACGAGCATGTCGCTCGCCGAGATGATGCGCGACAGCGCCGAGGACGACGAGACTCGCGCCTACTTCGAACGCCGCATCCAGGAGATTCTCCAGGAGCGCGTGCTCCGGCAGCTCGACAGCGCGGTGGCTCAGTACCGTGAGCACCATGGCAAGCTGCCCGCCACCGTGGAAGCACTCGTCGAGCCGGGGCTCCTGACCCAGCTCCCGGAAGATCCGCTCGGCGGACACTTCTATCTGGCGGATGACGGGCGGCCGTACTCCACGGCATCGAAGTTCCGCCTGGAAGTCATCTACGACGAGCGGGCCGCCGACGGCACCCGCATCGTTCCCCACCCCCACACTTCGGAGACGGACGGTCATGCAACCGGTACCCCCTGA
- a CDS encoding ABC transporter ATP-binding protein, which translates to MQPVPPDAPPIQAQGLSKTYKVGFWLNRTVRALQGLDLQVGAGQIYGLLGPNGAGKSTTIKILMNLVRPSSGTALLYGRPVENAATRRLVGFLPENPSPYDYLTGREFVTLAGRLSGLSGHDLDRRVTEVLGAVEMAGAEKLQIRRYSKGMVQRVALAQALVGRPKLLILDEPTSGLDPLGRRQMRDLILAERDKGTTVLFCSHIIPDVEALCDRLAVLVGGRRVREGSVQELVSAQVPTVEMVVENLKLDQVQQLGVPLESAQALDGRVLLQVSDANSQRLLGGVLGAGGRVNRVQPARFSLEQLFMDALKESGRVTSVGGEINT; encoded by the coding sequence ATGCAACCGGTACCCCCTGACGCTCCTCCCATCCAGGCCCAGGGCCTCTCCAAGACATACAAGGTCGGCTTCTGGCTCAACCGCACCGTGCGGGCGCTCCAGGGCTTGGATCTCCAGGTGGGCGCGGGGCAGATCTATGGGCTGCTCGGGCCCAACGGGGCAGGCAAGTCGACCACCATCAAGATCCTCATGAACCTCGTGCGTCCGAGCAGCGGCACCGCGCTGCTGTACGGGCGTCCGGTGGAGAATGCCGCCACGCGACGGCTCGTGGGGTTCCTGCCTGAGAATCCCTCGCCCTATGACTATCTGACGGGACGCGAGTTCGTGACCCTGGCGGGGCGCCTGTCCGGACTCAGTGGCCACGACCTGGATCGCCGCGTGACGGAGGTGCTCGGCGCGGTGGAGATGGCCGGCGCGGAGAAGCTCCAGATTCGCCGGTACTCGAAGGGCATGGTCCAGCGCGTGGCGCTCGCGCAGGCCTTGGTGGGGCGCCCCAAGCTGCTCATCCTCGACGAGCCCACGAGTGGATTGGATCCGCTCGGGCGCCGGCAGATGCGCGACCTCATCCTCGCGGAGCGCGACAAGGGCACCACCGTCCTGTTCTGCAGCCACATCATCCCGGACGTCGAGGCGCTGTGCGATCGCCTCGCCGTGCTCGTGGGTGGCCGCCGCGTTCGCGAGGGCAGCGTGCAGGAGTTGGTGTCCGCGCAGGTCCCCACCGTCGAGATGGTGGTGGAGAACCTCAAGTTGGATCAGGTGCAGCAGCTCGGTGTGCCGCTGGAGTCGGCACAAGCACTCGACGGGCGTGTCCTGCTCCAGGTGTCGGACGCGAACAGCCAGCGACTGCTCGGTGGCGTGCTCGGCGCGGGGGGCCGCGTGAACCGGGTACAGCCCGCGCGGTTCTCGCTGGAGCAACTCTTCATGGATGCCCTGAAGGAATCGGGCCGGGTCACGAGCGTGGGCGGGGAGATCAACACATGA
- a CDS encoding ABC transporter permease subunit — MNAFTAMAWNGFREARRNKVTVVVGAFAAVVLLSSTLVTEVTVSTFDRVLTDFGLGTMSLILAFLTIFLSSGLLSREIERRTIFLMVSKPVSRTQFLVARLAGNMLTLAVLVAAMTLIFLSQLLMFGAAITSTQLLAAAGLWFELLVLSSAGILFSSFSGPAVSAICTTGLYFAGHLAGDLYEIASRSESTFVQTLGRVIYYALPNLERMNFRPRATYALAIDAGTFLSAAAYGVAWAAVFTAIAVFIFERRDFR; from the coding sequence ATGAACGCGTTCACTGCGATGGCGTGGAACGGCTTCCGCGAGGCGCGCCGCAACAAGGTGACGGTCGTCGTAGGTGCCTTCGCCGCGGTCGTTCTGCTCTCCTCCACGCTGGTGACAGAGGTCACGGTCAGCACGTTCGACCGTGTGTTGACGGACTTCGGACTCGGGACGATGAGCCTCATCCTCGCGTTCCTCACCATCTTCCTCTCCAGCGGACTGCTAAGCCGAGAGATTGAACGGCGCACCATCTTCCTCATGGTGAGCAAGCCGGTGTCTCGCACGCAATTCCTGGTGGCTCGGCTCGCGGGCAACATGCTGACGCTCGCAGTGCTCGTGGCCGCGATGACGCTCATCTTCCTCAGCCAGCTCCTGATGTTCGGCGCGGCCATCACCTCCACGCAGCTCCTCGCCGCGGCGGGGCTCTGGTTCGAGCTGCTGGTGCTCAGCAGCGCGGGCATCCTGTTCTCCAGCTTCTCGGGGCCGGCTGTCTCCGCCATCTGCACCACGGGCCTGTACTTCGCGGGACATCTGGCGGGAGACCTGTATGAGATTGCGAGCCGCTCGGAGAGCACGTTCGTCCAGACGCTGGGCAGGGTCATCTATTACGCGCTGCCCAACCTGGAGCGGATGAACTTCCGGCCGCGCGCGACCTACGCGCTCGCCATAGACGCGGGAACGTTCCTGTCTGCCGCGGCGTATGGCGTGGCCTGGGCGGCGGTCTTCACCGCCATCGCCGTCTTCATCTTCGAGCGCCGCGACTTCCGGTAG
- a CDS encoding tetratricopeptide repeat protein produces MFLALLVYAGALANGFVYDDVSLLLENPWIRSLDGLRTAWGQSLFGFAEDPTEVQVGAGYYRPLAHVTFFMLRAVFGTSPWGYHLLLVLAHAAASVLVWWLLRFCLRRGQPSAPAEWAAVVGASLFAVHPVHVEAVAWISGWMDLGATLAVLIAVRLLFPAPVSWGRSCWAAVAWLAGLLLKETAIILPVLVWSLELLAAEGESRGLRVRLRRYGPLALALGLYATLRLNALGWVLPRTSHHMAQGSASGLDALALVTELGGKLFWPHPLVAVPPSTWVRSVWEPRVLMGGLTVAALVGLLLLSRRLGSRALGAGLVWWWVPLLPVLVLQAGGVEAYAERYLYLPSVGFIVVFAVALREVLTRWPRGTRAAMVASVGMMVIAALLTGLRVPVWHDAVSLWEDTVSRAPGRALAHAWLGAAYLHARRVEDALPHLEVAAKSLPGEFRVRSDLAVAYAQLGHFDKAIRELEAAVRLKPGSATPRHNLGLALRRAKRMDDALVAFREASQLDPEFADARLELGRTLLQLGRAGEAVQPLEDALRLRPDSEPARRALSSARAALTAGAASTAPVPTQP; encoded by the coding sequence GTGTTCCTTGCGCTCCTCGTGTATGCGGGCGCGCTCGCCAATGGCTTCGTCTACGACGACGTATCGCTGTTGCTGGAGAACCCGTGGATACGCTCGCTGGACGGGCTGAGGACGGCTTGGGGCCAGTCACTCTTCGGGTTCGCGGAGGATCCGACCGAGGTGCAGGTGGGCGCAGGCTATTACCGCCCCCTGGCTCACGTGACGTTCTTCATGCTGCGCGCAGTGTTCGGCACCAGCCCCTGGGGATACCACTTGCTGCTCGTGCTCGCGCACGCGGCGGCCTCGGTGCTCGTGTGGTGGCTGCTGCGCTTCTGCCTTCGCCGAGGTCAGCCGAGCGCCCCGGCGGAGTGGGCTGCCGTCGTGGGCGCTTCGCTCTTCGCGGTGCATCCGGTGCACGTGGAGGCCGTCGCGTGGATCAGCGGCTGGATGGACCTGGGGGCGACGTTGGCGGTGCTCATCGCCGTGCGTCTGCTCTTCCCGGCGCCGGTGTCCTGGGGGCGCTCGTGCTGGGCGGCGGTGGCCTGGCTGGCGGGACTCCTCCTGAAAGAGACAGCCATCATCCTGCCCGTGCTGGTGTGGAGCCTCGAGTTGCTCGCGGCGGAAGGTGAATCGCGAGGCCTTCGCGTGCGACTGCGGCGTTACGGGCCGCTCGCGCTGGCGCTGGGGCTGTACGCGACGTTGCGTCTGAACGCCTTGGGATGGGTGCTGCCTCGGACGAGCCACCACATGGCTCAGGGCTCGGCGAGCGGGCTGGACGCCTTGGCGCTGGTGACGGAGCTGGGCGGGAAGCTGTTCTGGCCGCATCCGCTCGTGGCGGTGCCGCCGTCGACCTGGGTGCGCTCAGTCTGGGAGCCGCGAGTGTTGATGGGCGGCCTCACCGTCGCTGCGCTGGTGGGACTGCTGCTCCTCTCGCGAAGGCTCGGGTCGCGCGCGCTGGGGGCTGGATTGGTCTGGTGGTGGGTTCCGCTGCTTCCAGTCCTGGTGCTCCAGGCTGGTGGCGTTGAGGCCTACGCGGAGCGCTACCTCTACTTGCCCTCTGTGGGATTCATCGTGGTCTTCGCGGTGGCTCTCCGCGAGGTGCTCACGCGATGGCCCCGGGGCACCCGCGCAGCGATGGTCGCCTCTGTGGGGATGATGGTCATCGCGGCCCTGCTGACGGGACTGCGCGTGCCGGTGTGGCATGACGCAGTCTCGCTCTGGGAGGACACCGTGAGCCGAGCACCTGGACGTGCTCTGGCCCATGCGTGGCTCGGGGCCGCTTATCTCCATGCGCGCCGCGTGGAAGACGCCCTTCCTCACCTGGAGGTCGCCGCGAAGTCCTTGCCGGGCGAGTTCCGGGTGCGAAGCGATCTCGCGGTGGCGTATGCGCAGCTCGGGCACTTCGATAAGGCGATTCGTGAGTTGGAGGCGGCGGTCCGCCTGAAGCCCGGAAGTGCCACGCCTCGCCACAACCTGGGACTTGCATTGCGGCGGGCCAAGCGAATGGATGATGCGTTGGTCGCATTCCGCGAGGCATCCCAGCTGGATCCCGAGTTCGCGGACGCTCGCCTGGAGTTGGGTCGGACGTTGTTGCAACTCGGCCGCGCGGGGGAGGCTGTGCAACCCTTAGAGGATGCCCTGCGATTGCGCCCGGACTCAGAGCCCGCGCGCCGAGCCCTGTCCTCGGCGCGGGCCGCGCTCACGGCGGGCGCCGCGAGCACAGCCCCAGTCCCCACCCAGCCCTGA
- a CDS encoding tetratricopeptide repeat protein: MSPSFDEQESATSARRSRIQGLSVALVAMAVYVPALTGGFVYDDYALVDANPWIQSPVWLGEVFRHQLFGFNPTATASAAFYRPLTHVALLAIHLLAGVRPWAYHLLPVLLHAVASVTLSSLTRRLAGALRPNVALAAGLLFAVHPVHAEAVAWISGLMDVATTTAGLGALWMLATRGLRPRRAVAGAALWLVALLFKEVAALVPLMLLAWEVMDTQDPRPRRELVWRYGALGVAGGLYLAMRWNAVGWAVANSGWAAVPPSIAWLNTLPLLASYARLLTIPSGLSIFHHFEPSTSITEGPVVLGALVVVTLLVALARLRTRVPLAWLGLLWVILPLLPALHLRALGESPVAERYAYLPSAGLCILLAMAWNAWEQGGRQRSVALLVGIGVLVVATAKTSTQVLVWQDEVSLWANAVDVEPASPVPAYQLGATLLREGEAERALPVLDHAVVMRPTYSPAVEALAQALLQSGQAARARELLEAAIPSAPTLPSFHFRLGEAKRALGDLPGAAQSFREAARLDPRSTDARVSLGEALLTLGQISAAQSAFDEARALSQNSPAVQQAWQRARQTPVPAENGSTSESGVP, encoded by the coding sequence GTGAGCCCTTCCTTCGACGAGCAGGAGTCCGCGACGAGTGCGCGCAGGTCGCGGATCCAGGGATTGAGCGTGGCGCTTGTCGCCATGGCGGTGTACGTCCCAGCGCTGACGGGAGGCTTCGTCTACGACGACTATGCACTCGTTGACGCGAACCCGTGGATCCAGTCCCCGGTCTGGCTCGGTGAGGTCTTCCGGCACCAGCTCTTCGGTTTCAATCCTACAGCCACTGCGAGCGCCGCGTTCTACCGCCCGCTCACCCATGTGGCGCTGCTCGCCATCCACCTCCTGGCGGGCGTGAGGCCCTGGGCCTACCACTTGCTCCCTGTGCTGTTGCACGCGGTGGCCTCGGTCACGCTGTCGTCCCTGACGCGACGATTGGCGGGAGCACTCCGCCCCAACGTGGCACTGGCTGCGGGTTTGCTCTTCGCGGTGCATCCGGTGCACGCAGAGGCCGTTGCGTGGATCAGCGGTCTCATGGATGTGGCCACCACCACGGCGGGACTCGGCGCGCTGTGGATGCTCGCGACACGCGGCCTGAGACCTCGGCGCGCCGTGGCGGGAGCGGCGCTGTGGCTGGTCGCGTTGCTCTTCAAGGAGGTCGCCGCGCTCGTTCCGCTCATGCTGCTCGCCTGGGAGGTCATGGATACACAGGACCCTCGTCCGCGCCGCGAGCTTGTGTGGCGCTATGGGGCGCTCGGCGTGGCCGGTGGGCTCTATCTGGCGATGAGATGGAACGCGGTGGGGTGGGCCGTGGCGAACTCGGGATGGGCGGCCGTGCCCCCGAGCATCGCGTGGCTCAATACCCTCCCCCTGCTCGCAAGCTACGCACGCCTGCTCACCATCCCGTCCGGGCTGAGCATCTTCCATCACTTCGAGCCCTCGACATCCATCACGGAGGGCCCGGTGGTGCTCGGAGCGCTGGTCGTGGTGACCCTCCTCGTCGCGCTCGCGCGGCTGCGAACACGCGTGCCGCTCGCCTGGCTGGGGCTGCTCTGGGTCATCCTTCCGTTGCTGCCCGCACTCCATCTGCGTGCGCTCGGAGAAAGCCCGGTGGCCGAACGGTATGCCTATCTCCCTTCAGCAGGCCTCTGCATCCTGTTGGCCATGGCCTGGAACGCATGGGAGCAGGGGGGCCGTCAACGCTCGGTCGCCCTGCTCGTGGGCATCGGCGTCCTCGTGGTCGCGACGGCGAAGACCTCCACCCAGGTCCTCGTGTGGCAGGACGAAGTCAGCCTGTGGGCGAACGCGGTGGACGTGGAGCCCGCGTCTCCTGTCCCCGCCTATCAGCTGGGAGCCACGCTGCTCCGTGAAGGCGAAGCTGAGAGAGCACTCCCTGTCCTGGACCATGCCGTGGTGATGCGCCCGACGTACTCGCCCGCGGTCGAGGCCCTGGCGCAGGCCCTACTCCAGAGCGGACAGGCTGCTCGCGCGCGCGAACTCCTGGAGGCAGCCATCCCCAGCGCGCCCACCCTTCCCTCGTTCCACTTCCGCCTGGGCGAAGCGAAGCGTGCGCTGGGTGATCTCCCGGGCGCGGCCCAATCGTTTCGCGAGGCCGCGAGGCTCGACCCCCGCAGCACCGACGCCCGCGTGTCACTCGGCGAGGCCCTGTTGACGCTGGGTCAGATCTCCGCCGCGCAGTCCGCTTTCGACGAGGCACGGGCACTCTCGCAGAACTCTCCCGCGGTCCAGCAAGCGTGGCAGCGCGCACGGCAAACGCCTGTCCCTGCGGAGAACGGCTCCACCTCCGAGTCCGGCGTCCCCTGA
- a CDS encoding glycosyltransferase family 39 protein — MTTRHRVGLLLCGVTLYGCFFGLTQTAPGMFVSYQPPWTQVSPGEAYLWLGTLLLALPGAGLMGIALAPWISRVLAAVSARVERMTPAEQRMGAVMGACLAFGLARVGHAFFLRDFPFTDDEWAARFGGQVLALGKVALPRPTQVGAFSDLFLYAHGGQWAGLDWLGVQLAWATAELTGLGPGVFALAAALGVLGVIGWGARRHGPTGALLAVALYLASPMVELLSFTTHAHVLSRAGLALGLWAFVIAMEKRTARAWFWTGLALGGAAMTRPFEIVALTAPLILTEVVASVRRKEGGRMVGGLALGLAIPLAATAIHALVVTGGIIPPRLASNNEVIHPYLAHFKGVWSPERFWERFGANFSYNLVMLALWFLGPVGLVLVASGWVLDPLSRRLGWGVVASLAVALIHDDHGLHMVGPIHYSDAAVPLTFMAVAGTVKLLELLRERALPTTALVGALSLSLFLAMGTFTVWNGLALRRQAEIHEQLYSVVDDPALEDAVVLAPRYSQVWLSFPRFKQQGSFVFEWRRPHPDLSDRVLVVHDGPGVEAALRALMPERRFYRLRRDAAGQVGLTPLTPG; from the coding sequence ATGACCACGCGACATCGGGTCGGCCTGCTGCTCTGCGGCGTTACCCTGTATGGCTGTTTCTTCGGGCTCACGCAGACCGCGCCGGGCATGTTCGTCAGCTACCAGCCCCCTTGGACGCAGGTGAGTCCGGGCGAGGCCTATCTCTGGCTCGGCACGCTGTTGCTCGCGCTTCCTGGCGCAGGCCTGATGGGCATTGCCTTGGCGCCGTGGATCTCCCGCGTGCTCGCGGCAGTGAGCGCACGCGTGGAGCGGATGACGCCCGCGGAACAGCGGATGGGGGCGGTCATGGGTGCGTGTCTCGCCTTCGGTCTGGCGCGCGTGGGCCACGCCTTCTTCCTGCGAGACTTTCCCTTCACCGACGACGAGTGGGCCGCCCGCTTCGGTGGGCAGGTGCTCGCGTTGGGGAAGGTGGCACTTCCTCGTCCCACGCAGGTCGGGGCGTTCTCGGACCTGTTCCTCTATGCGCATGGCGGGCAGTGGGCCGGGTTGGATTGGTTGGGCGTTCAGCTCGCTTGGGCTACGGCGGAGTTGACGGGGCTTGGGCCCGGAGTCTTCGCGCTGGCCGCCGCGCTGGGCGTGCTGGGAGTGATTGGCTGGGGCGCGCGGCGCCATGGCCCGACGGGGGCACTGCTAGCGGTCGCGCTGTACCTCGCCTCGCCAATGGTGGAGCTGTTGTCCTTCACCACGCACGCGCACGTGCTCTCGCGCGCGGGGCTGGCGTTGGGGCTGTGGGCGTTCGTGATCGCGATGGAGAAGCGGACGGCCAGGGCGTGGTTCTGGACAGGGCTGGCGCTGGGCGGCGCGGCGATGACACGGCCCTTCGAGATCGTGGCGCTGACGGCTCCCCTGATCCTCACAGAGGTGGTGGCCTCGGTCCGGCGGAAGGAGGGAGGGCGCATGGTGGGAGGACTCGCCCTGGGCCTCGCCATCCCGCTCGCCGCGACGGCGATTCACGCCCTGGTCGTGACAGGAGGAATCATCCCGCCGCGGCTCGCCTCGAACAACGAGGTGATTCATCCCTACCTCGCGCACTTCAAGGGCGTGTGGAGCCCCGAGCGGTTCTGGGAACGGTTCGGCGCCAACTTCAGCTACAACTTGGTGATGCTGGCGCTGTGGTTCCTGGGGCCCGTGGGGCTGGTGCTGGTGGCGAGTGGGTGGGTTCTGGATCCGCTGTCGCGACGGCTGGGGTGGGGTGTCGTGGCCAGTCTCGCCGTGGCGCTCATCCATGATGACCATGGCCTTCACATGGTGGGCCCCATCCACTACTCGGACGCGGCGGTGCCGCTGACGTTCATGGCGGTGGCGGGAACCGTGAAGTTGTTGGAGCTGCTTCGCGAGCGCGCGTTGCCCACGACCGCGCTCGTGGGTGCGCTCTCCTTGAGCCTGTTCCTGGCCATGGGCACCTTCACGGTCTGGAATGGGCTCGCCCTGCGACGGCAGGCGGAGATTCATGAGCAGCTGTACTCGGTGGTAGATGACCCCGCCCTCGAAGATGCGGTGGTGCTGGCGCCGAGATACAGCCAGGTGTGGCTCTCGTTTCCGCGCTTCAAACAGCAGGGCTCCTTCGTGTTTGAGTGGCGGCGCCCCCATCCGGATCTGAGCGACCGGGTGCTCGTGGTGCACGATGGCCCAGGCGTCGAAGCCGCGCTCCGAGCCCTCATGCCCGAGCGGCGGTTCTATCGACTCCGCCGAGATGCGGCGGGACAGGTTGGACTGACCCCGCTGACCCCTGGCTGA
- the rffA gene encoding dTDP-4-amino-4,6-dideoxygalactose transaminase, whose translation MILFTRHCSAPNETRYVSESLASGHTEGDGPFTRMASRMLSERTAGARVLLTPSGTHALELAALTLDVGPQDEVVLPSYTFSSTANAFALRGARLRWADVDPHTFSMEAAQLEAALTPRTTVVVTMPYGGVSQDTERIARMCAARGIRLVEDAAHALFASTSGRPLGSFGQLSALSFHRSKNVSCGEGGALLITDPALAVRAEILREKGTDRSRFLRGEVDKYTWQEAGSSWLLADVLAAVLAAQLEHAEESQRHRMALWNRYHERFEEQQGRLGLQLQATPAGTQHPAHLFALRLPAHVDRAALIQRMAGDQVRVASHYEPLHLSPLQTRARTEGAPTPELPETEALAPRLLRLPLHGGMNLEDVDHAAAALIRGIEQGARRS comes from the coding sequence TTGATTCTCTTCACCCGTCATTGCTCCGCGCCGAACGAGACCCGCTACGTCAGCGAGTCACTCGCCTCGGGCCACACCGAAGGCGATGGGCCATTCACCCGGATGGCGAGCCGCATGCTGAGCGAGCGGACGGCAGGGGCCCGGGTCCTGTTGACTCCGTCGGGAACGCATGCCCTTGAGCTGGCTGCGCTCACGCTCGACGTGGGGCCCCAGGACGAGGTCGTCCTGCCCTCGTACACCTTCTCCTCCACGGCCAATGCATTCGCTCTGCGCGGCGCTCGCCTGCGCTGGGCCGACGTCGATCCTCACACCTTCAGCATGGAAGCCGCGCAGCTCGAGGCCGCCTTGACGCCTCGCACCACGGTGGTGGTGACCATGCCGTATGGAGGCGTGAGCCAGGACACCGAGCGCATCGCGCGCATGTGCGCCGCACGCGGGATCCGCCTGGTGGAGGACGCTGCCCATGCGCTCTTCGCCTCCACGAGCGGCAGACCGCTGGGCAGCTTCGGGCAGCTCTCGGCCCTCTCGTTCCATCGCAGCAAGAACGTCTCGTGCGGCGAGGGCGGCGCGCTGCTCATCACCGACCCCGCGCTGGCCGTGCGCGCGGAGATCCTCCGCGAGAAGGGCACGGACCGCTCGCGCTTCCTGCGCGGCGAGGTGGACAAGTACACGTGGCAGGAGGCGGGCAGCAGCTGGCTGCTGGCGGATGTGCTCGCCGCGGTCCTCGCGGCGCAGCTCGAACACGCCGAGGAGTCGCAGCGCCACCGGATGGCTTTGTGGAATCGCTACCATGAGCGCTTCGAGGAGCAGCAGGGCCGACTCGGCCTCCAGCTCCAGGCCACGCCCGCGGGGACGCAGCATCCGGCCCACCTGTTCGCACTCCGGCTCCCTGCCCACGTCGACCGCGCGGCGCTCATCCAGCGCATGGCCGGCGACCAGGTCCGCGTCGCGTCCCACTACGAGCCGCTGCACCTGTCGCCGCTCCAGACCCGCGCGAGAACCGAGGGAGCGCCCACGCCCGAGCTTCCCGAGACCGAGGCCCTCGCCCCCCGGCTCCTCCGGCTCCCCCTCCATGGGGGAATGAATCTGGAAGACGTGGACCATGCCGCCGCCGCACTCATTCGCGGCATCGAGCAAGGGGCGCGCAGGTCGTGA
- a CDS encoding glycosyltransferase family 2 protein: MSLAPDTRTQSSREGLRYSFVVPIYNDGELAADFAAEFERVFQRHLGQERIDEHAELIFVDDGSRNASVHVLLNDVLPRFKFVRVIELSRNFGQHIALSCGYQHARGQYVGMLNVDMEDPPDQIPALLAHLERGEADIVHGLYEMRDVTWLNRMTSHAFNSVLNRLTGYAVPQNSATLRIMNRRFVDAYNSLTEKSRYIPGLEFWLGFRHAYQPMRHQRRTRGSSSYNFRRRLRMALETIISFSDLPLKMAAALGMGIALVGLLMVLFLVISKLFFVDYQAGYTSTISITVFLGGVQILVVGLASLYIGRILREVQNRPLYVVREVHEAQR; encoded by the coding sequence GTGAGCCTCGCGCCGGACACCCGAACCCAATCCTCCCGCGAGGGCCTGCGCTATTCCTTCGTGGTCCCCATCTACAACGACGGCGAGTTGGCCGCGGACTTCGCCGCCGAGTTCGAGCGCGTCTTCCAGCGACACCTCGGGCAGGAGCGAATCGACGAGCACGCCGAACTCATCTTCGTGGACGACGGAAGCCGCAACGCCTCCGTCCACGTGCTCTTGAACGACGTGCTGCCGCGCTTCAAGTTCGTGCGCGTCATCGAGCTGAGCCGAAACTTCGGCCAGCACATCGCGCTGTCCTGTGGCTACCAGCACGCGCGCGGACAGTACGTCGGCATGCTCAACGTCGACATGGAGGATCCGCCCGACCAGATTCCCGCGCTGCTCGCGCACCTGGAGCGCGGAGAGGCGGACATCGTCCACGGCCTCTACGAAATGAGGGACGTCACCTGGCTCAACCGGATGACCTCTCATGCCTTCAACTCGGTGCTCAACCGGCTCACGGGCTATGCCGTGCCGCAGAACAGCGCCACGCTGCGCATCATGAATCGGCGCTTCGTGGACGCGTACAACTCGCTCACGGAGAAGAGTCGCTACATCCCGGGGCTGGAGTTCTGGCTCGGCTTCCGTCATGCCTACCAACCCATGCGGCACCAACGGCGCACGCGAGGCAGCTCCAGCTACAACTTCCGCCGTCGCCTGCGCATGGCCTTGGAGACCATCATCTCCTTCTCGGACCTGCCCCTGAAGATGGCGGCGGCGCTCGGCATGGGGATCGCGCTCGTCGGCCTGCTGATGGTGCTCTTCCTCGTCATCAGCAAGCTGTTCTTCGTGGACTATCAGGCCGGCTACACCTCCACCATCTCCATCACGGTCTTCCTGGGCGGCGTGCAGATTCTCGTCGTGGGACTGGCCAGCCTCTACATCGGACGCATCCTGCGCGAGGTGCAGAACCGCCCGCTCTATGTCGTGCGGGAAGTCCACGAGGCCCAGCGATGA
- a CDS encoding phytanoyl-CoA dioxygenase family protein: MSAAEVLTNPTPEQLRERIATDGYAVVGGVMPPAYIAQAREDLARAVAQEKAWHQGRAYRDENMVLVCSMYGGAFWTLFDQEAVMRPFEAVMGPGCIVYAYTSSSMPPQGNNYSTRIHVDCPRLIPGYVTNMGATLLLNDFTEENGATWLLPRSHTQAEAPSEEEFFARARRVIAPAGSGFFFNARLWHAGGVNRTADWRHALTLNMCRPYMKQRIDIPRAMAQMDLSSMSPRARQKLGFLAQVPASLDEYYVPPALRKFQQETE, encoded by the coding sequence ATGAGTGCCGCCGAGGTGCTGACGAACCCCACGCCCGAGCAACTCCGCGAGCGCATCGCCACCGACGGATACGCCGTGGTCGGAGGCGTGATGCCCCCCGCCTATATCGCCCAGGCGCGCGAGGACCTCGCGCGGGCGGTAGCGCAGGAGAAGGCGTGGCACCAAGGACGTGCCTACCGCGACGAGAACATGGTCCTGGTGTGCTCGATGTACGGCGGCGCCTTCTGGACGCTCTTCGACCAGGAGGCCGTCATGCGCCCCTTCGAGGCGGTCATGGGCCCGGGCTGCATCGTGTACGCCTACACGTCCTCGTCAATGCCGCCCCAGGGCAACAACTACTCGACGCGCATTCACGTCGACTGCCCTCGCCTCATTCCCGGGTACGTCACCAACATGGGCGCCACGCTGCTCCTCAATGACTTCACCGAGGAGAACGGCGCGACCTGGCTGCTGCCCAGGTCCCACACTCAGGCCGAGGCCCCGTCCGAGGAGGAGTTCTTCGCGCGAGCCCGACGCGTCATCGCGCCCGCGGGCAGCGGCTTCTTCTTCAACGCACGACTGTGGCACGCGGGCGGAGTGAACCGGACGGCGGATTGGCGCCACGCGCTCACGCTCAACATGTGCCGCCCCTACATGAAGCAACGCATCGACATTCCACGCGCCATGGCGCAGATGGACCTGTCGTCCATGTCCCCCCGCGCGCGGCAGAAGCTAGGATTCCTGGCGCAGGTGCCCGCGTCGCTCGACGAGTACTACGTCCCCCCCGCGCTGCGGAAGTTCCAGCAGGAGACCGAGTAG